A single genomic interval of halophilic archaeon DL31 harbors:
- a CDS encoding (R)-citramalate synthase (KEGG: hvo:HVO_A0489 homocitrate synthase~PFAM: Pyruvate carboxyltransferase) — MKLLDLTLREGEQRPGVEYTADQKVGAARVLDELGVDYLQLGFPIASEQTREVVERLDTDAKTTGIARAIPRDVEAALDAGVDVVDLFAPTSDAQLEAVLDAPRDEMVASVQQAADLSREGGAEVHLTAMDGFRTEPGHLDDLFGAVEAEWYTIADTVGSRTPAGVTSFLETLETELEEVGVHFHDDLGVGTANALAAGRAGAGKADVSVGGIGERAGNTAFEELVAAAAVGEEPFSLDVEESSLLPVVQRVLETLGERVEPDKPLLGAEVFSHESGLHTAAMLDEPSTFEPFDPARFGGERRLLFGAKSGTGAARGLLERAGKEPTESNVDALLAALAELDDEIGVDEAVELAEQVAADP, encoded by the coding sequence ATGAAGCTCCTCGACCTGACGCTCAGAGAGGGAGAACAACGGCCTGGCGTTGAGTACACAGCGGACCAGAAGGTCGGTGCCGCTCGGGTGCTGGACGAACTCGGGGTCGACTACCTCCAACTTGGCTTCCCCATCGCCAGCGAACAGACTCGGGAGGTAGTCGAACGTCTCGACACCGATGCGAAAACCACGGGCATCGCCCGCGCGATTCCCCGTGACGTAGAGGCTGCGCTCGACGCCGGCGTCGACGTCGTCGACCTCTTCGCACCTACGAGTGACGCGCAACTCGAGGCCGTTCTCGATGCCCCGCGTGACGAGATGGTCGCGTCGGTGCAGCAGGCTGCAGATCTATCTCGCGAGGGTGGTGCGGAGGTCCATCTGACCGCGATGGACGGGTTCCGCACGGAGCCGGGCCATCTCGACGACCTGTTCGGCGCTGTCGAGGCCGAGTGGTACACCATCGCCGATACGGTCGGCTCGCGAACGCCAGCCGGTGTCACATCGTTCCTCGAGACGCTCGAAACCGAACTCGAGGAGGTGGGCGTTCACTTCCACGACGACCTGGGTGTCGGGACCGCGAACGCACTGGCTGCGGGTCGTGCTGGTGCAGGGAAAGCAGATGTCTCCGTTGGAGGTATTGGAGAGCGAGCAGGGAACACGGCGTTCGAAGAACTCGTCGCGGCCGCTGCCGTCGGTGAAGAGCCGTTCTCACTCGACGTTGAGGAATCGTCACTGCTCCCGGTTGTCCAGCGGGTACTCGAAACGCTGGGTGAGCGCGTCGAGCCGGACAAACCGCTACTCGGTGCAGAGGTGTTCTCCCACGAATCCGGCCTCCACACGGCCGCGATGTTGGACGAGCCCTCGACGTTCGAGCCGTTCGACCCCGCCCGGTTCGGGGGCGAGCGGCGGCTGCTGTTCGGGGCGAAAAGCGGCACCGGAGCGGCCCGCGGACTGCTCGAACGCGCTGGGAAGGAACCGACAGAATCGAACGTGGACGCACTGCTGGCGGCGCTCGCAGAACTGGACGACGAAATCGGCGTCGACGAGGCCGTCGAACTGGCCGAACAGGTCGCCGCCGACCCGTAA
- a CDS encoding Formyl-CoA transferase (KEGG: hvo:HVO_A0490 CaiB/BaiF family protein~PFAM: CoA-transferase family III): MTRNDDQDPTGQPTDSRADGGPAVGDHHETTEAHRLVPGMLPGADGMPLSDVTVLELGHIIAGPFCSMVLADLGAEVIKVEHPGGGDAVRDSSPTGNSSFNYVNRNKLGMTLDLKSDEGQDVFADLAAEADVLVENFAAGTAERLGVGYDDVLEHNEELVYCSIKGFNAGPYEEYPALDPVAEALSGVMSVTGHPDQPPVRCGTSLADMTASLYGAISVLAALRQRDKTGEGQHLTVPLYESTVALMGYWLAYTQAYDDVPEPIGAGHPNWAPYDVYQSADDEWVFVGPSSQGQWEAMCSALETDLHELAQYASLKDRREHVEALNEDVGELCAEFSASELIERLRGAGVPVAPINDTADVVEDEHLRATDALGPINVAEGEGEQIDVPRYPARSSAFERVENTDPPALGEDTDALLEALGYDDDEVERLHQTGAI, translated from the coding sequence ATGACGCGTAACGACGACCAAGACCCAACTGGACAGCCTACCGACTCGCGAGCCGATGGTGGACCCGCGGTCGGCGACCACCATGAGACGACCGAGGCACACCGGCTCGTCCCAGGGATGCTGCCCGGGGCCGACGGGATGCCACTCTCGGACGTGACCGTGCTCGAGTTGGGCCACATTATCGCTGGCCCGTTCTGCTCGATGGTGCTCGCAGATCTCGGTGCAGAGGTGATCAAGGTCGAGCATCCCGGCGGCGGCGACGCCGTCCGGGACTCCTCGCCCACGGGCAACAGCTCATTCAACTACGTCAACCGGAATAAGCTCGGGATGACACTTGACCTCAAATCCGACGAGGGACAGGACGTGTTCGCCGACCTCGCCGCCGAGGCGGACGTGCTGGTCGAGAACTTCGCGGCTGGCACCGCCGAACGGCTGGGCGTCGGCTACGACGACGTCCTCGAACATAACGAGGAGCTGGTCTACTGCTCCATCAAGGGGTTCAACGCCGGCCCCTACGAGGAGTACCCTGCACTCGACCCCGTCGCAGAGGCGCTCTCAGGTGTGATGAGCGTCACTGGCCACCCAGACCAGCCGCCGGTGCGGTGTGGTACCAGCCTCGCGGACATGACGGCCTCGCTCTACGGCGCAATATCCGTGCTCGCCGCGTTGCGCCAGCGCGACAAGACTGGGGAAGGCCAACACCTCACTGTCCCGCTCTATGAGAGCACCGTGGCGCTGATGGGCTACTGGCTGGCCTACACGCAGGCCTACGACGACGTGCCAGAACCCATCGGCGCGGGCCACCCCAACTGGGCACCCTACGACGTGTACCAGTCTGCTGACGACGAGTGGGTGTTCGTCGGTCCATCGTCCCAGGGCCAGTGGGAAGCGATGTGTTCCGCACTAGAGACAGATCTCCACGAACTGGCTCAGTACGCCAGTCTCAAAGACCGGCGCGAGCACGTCGAGGCGTTGAATGAGGATGTCGGCGAACTCTGTGCGGAGTTCTCCGCATCGGAACTCATCGAACGCCTCCGCGGCGCTGGCGTCCCGGTGGCGCCCATCAACGACACCGCGGATGTCGTCGAGGACGAGCATCTGCGCGCGACGGACGCGCTCGGCCCCATCAACGTAGCCGAGGGCGAGGGCGAGCAGATAGACGTGCCGCGCTACCCCGCACGCTCCAGTGCGTTCGAGCGCGTCGAGAACACGGACCCACCGGCGTTGGGTGAGGACACCGACGCGCTCCTGGAGGCGCTGGGCTACGACGACGACGAGGTTGAGCGACTCCACCAGACGGGTGCGATATGA
- a CDS encoding Glycerol-3-phosphate-transporting ATPase (PFAM: ABC transporter-like; Transport-associated OB, type 2~KEGG: hvo:HVO_A0491 ABC-type transport system ATP-binding protein (probable substrate sugar)~SMART: ATPase, AAA+ type, core), with protein MARSIRLDDVRKEYHTAGTTHVAVDDLSLEIPEGSFTTIVGPSGCGKTTTLRMIAGLETPTSGSIHFGDRNVTEVRPQDRNAAMVFQSIALYPHMTVRKNIAYGLRVAGVPEAKRDEAVDEAAETLQITEQLEKMPAELSGGQQQRVALGSALVQDPDVLLLDEPMSDLDAKLKAELRVEVQRLHKEMDATIVYVTHDQTEAMTMSDQVLLLEEGRLAQFAPPGDLFDKPVSEYVARFIGTPSTNMLPATVEAGDDGPEIVGEGYRIPAPADQFEGRAGESVTVGIRPQYLDTDAGDHHINVTVSVVEQLGTEFVVHGNMADGTLIDVVSEHVGDAETDDTLSVGFDAADAFVFDADGQTICHGDALVAARSSIKNDA; from the coding sequence ATGGCACGCTCGATACGACTCGACGACGTTCGCAAGGAGTACCACACCGCCGGCACGACTCACGTCGCCGTCGACGACCTCTCGCTGGAGATTCCCGAGGGGTCGTTCACGACCATCGTGGGGCCGTCTGGCTGCGGCAAGACGACCACGCTGCGGATGATTGCCGGGCTGGAAACCCCCACTTCGGGGAGCATCCATTTCGGCGACCGCAACGTAACCGAGGTGCGGCCACAGGACCGTAATGCGGCGATGGTGTTCCAGAGCATCGCGCTCTACCCCCACATGACCGTGCGGAAGAACATCGCCTACGGCCTACGGGTCGCCGGCGTCCCAGAAGCCAAACGGGACGAAGCCGTCGACGAGGCGGCCGAAACCCTGCAGATCACCGAACAGCTGGAGAAGATGCCAGCTGAACTCTCAGGCGGCCAGCAACAGCGCGTCGCGCTGGGCAGCGCGCTCGTACAGGACCCCGACGTGCTCCTGCTCGACGAGCCGATGTCGGACCTCGACGCAAAGCTCAAGGCCGAACTCCGGGTGGAGGTCCAACGCCTCCACAAGGAGATGGACGCGACGATAGTCTACGTCACGCACGACCAGACCGAGGCGATGACGATGAGCGACCAGGTGCTCCTGCTGGAGGAGGGCCGACTCGCGCAGTTCGCACCGCCGGGCGACCTCTTCGACAAACCCGTCTCGGAGTACGTCGCACGCTTCATCGGCACCCCCTCGACAAACATGTTGCCAGCAACGGTCGAAGCGGGCGACGACGGCCCCGAAATTGTCGGGGAGGGCTACCGGATCCCCGCACCCGCCGACCAGTTCGAGGGCCGTGCCGGCGAGTCGGTTACGGTGGGTATCCGCCCGCAGTATCTCGACACCGATGCCGGCGACCACCACATCAACGTGACCGTCAGCGTGGTCGAACAACTGGGTACCGAATTCGTGGTTCACGGCAACATGGCTGATGGCACCCTCATCGACGTCGTTTCGGAGCACGTTGGCGACGCCGAAACCGACGACACGCTCTCGGTCGGTTTTGACGCCGCCGACGCCTTCGTCTTCGATGCCGACGGCCAGACCATCTGTCATGGCGACGCGCTCGTCGCGGCCCGATCTTCAATCAAGAATGACGCGTAA
- a CDS encoding ABC-type transporter, integral membrane subunit (PFAM: Binding-protein-dependent transport systems inner membrane component~KEGG: hvo:HVO_A0492 ABC-type transport system permease protein (probable substrate sugar)), translated as MAWLGEGAAGSIVSQRTQERVRRVAVILTALVVAVFVTIPVYVMVAIAIQAPAATFAGGEVNLLPTAPTFENFMVLFTETATPRYFFNSVVVTATSTFLSTALAVAAGYGLTRFDFRGKTLAARAVLFAYMFSPIVLAIPLYVIFFSLGLLNSYFALSLALTGISAPFTIWLMWQYFQTVPMALEESAWVRGASRTRTLWEVVLPVARPGYISAAIFSFAVAWNDYTMARVVMSQDEMYTMTVGASLFLDRVSIGWSETMAASLLVSIPPFLIALFLQNYLLQGFNVGGLE; from the coding sequence ATGGCGTGGCTCGGCGAAGGCGCCGCAGGCTCGATCGTCAGCCAGCGCACGCAAGAACGGGTGCGCCGGGTTGCAGTCATTCTGACGGCGCTCGTGGTCGCGGTGTTCGTCACCATCCCGGTGTACGTGATGGTGGCAATCGCCATCCAGGCGCCGGCGGCGACGTTCGCGGGTGGTGAGGTGAATCTGCTCCCCACCGCCCCGACGTTCGAGAACTTCATGGTACTGTTCACGGAGACCGCAACGCCGCGGTACTTCTTCAACAGCGTTGTGGTCACTGCGACCTCGACGTTTCTCTCGACGGCGCTGGCGGTCGCGGCCGGCTACGGCCTCACGCGCTTTGATTTCCGCGGGAAGACGCTGGCGGCACGGGCAGTGCTGTTCGCCTACATGTTCAGCCCCATCGTGCTCGCCATCCCGCTCTATGTGATCTTCTTCAGCCTCGGGCTGCTCAACAGCTACTTCGCGCTGTCGCTGGCGCTGACCGGCATCTCCGCGCCGTTCACCATCTGGCTGATGTGGCAGTATTTCCAGACAGTCCCGATGGCGCTCGAGGAGTCGGCGTGGGTCCGCGGCGCCAGCCGTACCCGCACGCTCTGGGAGGTTGTCCTCCCGGTGGCCCGCCCGGGCTACATCTCCGCGGCAATCTTCAGCTTCGCCGTCGCGTGGAACGACTACACGATGGCCCGCGTGGTGATGAGTCAGGACGAGATGTACACGATGACCGTCGGCGCGAGCCTCTTCCTGGACCGGGTCTCGATCGGCTGGTCCGAGACGATGGCGGCGTCGCTGCTCGTCTCCATCCCGCCGTTCCTCATCGCGCTGTTCCTCCAGAACTACCTGCTGCAGGGCTTCAACGTCGGAGGCCTCGAATAA
- a CDS encoding ABC-type transporter, integral membrane subunit (PFAM: Binding-protein-dependent transport systems inner membrane component~KEGG: hvo:HVO_A0493 ABC-type transport system permease protein (probable substrate sugar)), with protein sequence MSTATRLEAALGETDERRLLLLATFIPFTLFFIVVWGIPIAYALGMSLFENPTGNSTFVGLANYVDVVTGDGFGTALWNSVVYAISSTVLSLVVGLGLALVVNREIQGGDALRTLMIFPYLLPTLVVIFMWRFILDPNVGILNQYLVNWGVLESPVAFFSELTWAMPAVVVASVWKFGSFSFFILLARLQAIDPNLYERARVEGASTWQAFRDITVPHLRGAILIILLVRGIWMFNKFDIIFLSTRGGPLDATTTLPIRVYELAFNDVNFGGATALAGIMFFLLAAVAVVYFKVFEPEKEVAN encoded by the coding sequence ATGTCTACAGCAACTCGACTGGAAGCGGCGCTTGGTGAGACCGATGAGCGTCGCCTGCTGTTGCTCGCGACGTTCATCCCCTTCACGCTGTTTTTCATCGTTGTATGGGGGATTCCCATCGCCTACGCACTGGGGATGAGCCTCTTCGAGAACCCAACTGGTAACTCGACGTTCGTCGGCCTCGCGAACTACGTCGACGTGGTCACCGGCGACGGGTTCGGCACCGCGCTCTGGAACAGCGTCGTGTACGCGATCTCCTCGACGGTGCTCAGCCTCGTCGTCGGCCTCGGCCTCGCGCTCGTCGTCAACCGGGAGATTCAGGGCGGCGACGCGTTGCGAACCCTGATGATCTTCCCGTATCTGCTGCCGACGCTCGTGGTCATCTTCATGTGGCGGTTCATCCTCGACCCCAACGTCGGGATACTCAACCAGTATCTCGTGAACTGGGGAGTACTGGAGAGCCCGGTGGCCTTTTTCTCGGAACTCACGTGGGCGATGCCCGCAGTGGTCGTCGCCAGCGTCTGGAAGTTCGGCTCGTTCAGCTTCTTCATCCTGCTGGCGCGGCTCCAGGCTATCGACCCGAACCTCTATGAACGCGCTCGGGTCGAGGGGGCCTCGACCTGGCAGGCGTTCCGTGACATCACCGTCCCGCACCTGCGTGGGGCGATCCTCATCATCCTCCTCGTGCGGGGTATCTGGATGTTCAACAAGTTCGACATCATCTTCCTCTCGACGCGCGGCGGACCGCTCGACGCCACCACGACACTCCCGATCCGGGTGTACGAACTGGCGTTCAACGACGTGAACTTCGGCGGCGCCACCGCGCTTGCCGGAATCATGTTCTTCCTGCTCGCTGCCGTCGCCGTGGTCTACTTCAAAGTCTTCGAACCAGAGAAGGAGGTGGCCAACTGA
- a CDS encoding extracellular solute-binding protein family 1 (PFAM: Bacterial extracellular solute-binding, family 1~KEGG: hvo:HVO_A0494 ABC-type transport system periplasmic substrate-binding protein (probable substrate sugar)): MARNHTRRRFVKTTGAASAFALAGCLGGGSGNSGTIQYLSDRGDSKDVIDDIIAEFEDEHEYTVEVTYTSKGTSTDEQLQKMKAAGNPPDIVFDTSSDAYRYQRDGDAAPVSEAVQGTGLPDPVNVDGESYFAPTMVEPLMGWYRNDIYEENPTTWEGWVSEAERVSSNNDIQGYVVQSGQTNNADTATTQYLWQNDVNIYGGPSDSIEVTIDNDENRAAAVETYEWIQQMAEYAPNGSGWEWGDGIAALQQENAAALMSVGGLPILIIEGNRPDLVDKLSPTAFPVPDGKGQDKWWAYMEGHVVWNSGEQTEGARQFVEFFSKSDRFMDFVLSAPLFQFPPTKEGLDSDAVKNNETIQKHQDVMDLVRDNWDAFTTVLATGDEGAPNIVAADAYGQQMFGQSAEQLLVGDKSPSETVDWVADELRALQE; this comes from the coding sequence ATGGCACGAAACCATACCCGACGACGGTTCGTCAAAACCACAGGCGCAGCCAGCGCGTTCGCACTCGCCGGCTGTCTCGGTGGTGGCAGCGGCAACAGTGGCACCATCCAGTACCTCTCAGACCGCGGGGACTCGAAAGACGTTATCGACGACATCATCGCAGAGTTCGAGGACGAACACGAGTACACCGTCGAAGTCACCTACACCTCCAAAGGAACATCGACGGACGAGCAGCTCCAGAAGATGAAGGCGGCGGGGAACCCGCCGGACATCGTCTTTGACACCTCCTCGGACGCCTACCGCTACCAGCGCGACGGCGACGCTGCACCCGTTTCGGAGGCCGTGCAGGGCACCGGCCTGCCTGACCCGGTCAACGTCGACGGCGAGTCCTACTTCGCCCCGACAATGGTCGAGCCTCTGATGGGCTGGTACCGCAACGACATCTACGAAGAGAACCCCACCACGTGGGAGGGCTGGGTCTCGGAGGCCGAGCGCGTCAGTTCCAACAACGACATCCAGGGCTACGTCGTCCAGTCGGGCCAGACCAACAACGCCGACACGGCGACCACGCAGTATCTCTGGCAGAACGACGTGAACATCTACGGGGGCCCCTCGGACAGTATCGAGGTCACTATCGACAACGACGAGAACCGGGCTGCCGCAGTCGAGACCTACGAGTGGATTCAGCAGATGGCCGAGTACGCGCCGAACGGCTCGGGTTGGGAGTGGGGCGACGGCATCGCCGCGCTCCAGCAGGAGAACGCGGCTGCGCTGATGTCTGTGGGCGGCCTCCCAATCCTCATCATCGAGGGGAACCGTCCCGACCTGGTTGACAAACTCTCCCCAACCGCGTTCCCGGTCCCCGACGGGAAGGGACAGGACAAGTGGTGGGCGTACATGGAGGGTCACGTCGTCTGGAACTCGGGTGAACAGACCGAAGGTGCCCGGCAGTTCGTCGAGTTCTTCAGCAAATCCGACCGCTTCATGGACTTCGTGCTCTCGGCGCCGCTGTTCCAGTTCCCGCCCACCAAGGAGGGGCTGGACAGCGACGCAGTGAAGAACAACGAGACGATTCAGAAACACCAGGACGTGATGGACCTGGTGCGGGACAACTGGGACGCCTTTACAACGGTCCTGGCGACCGGGGACGAGGGCGCACCCAACATCGTCGCCGCCGACGCCTACGGCCAGCAGATGTTCGGCCAGTCCGCCGAACAGCTCCTGGTCGGTGACAAATCGCCGTCGGAGACGGTCGACTGGGTCGCCGACGAACTCCGCGCACTCCAGGAGTAA
- a CDS encoding Bacterio-opsin activator HTH domain protein (PFAM: Bacterio-opsin activator, HTH~KEGG: hvo:HVO_A0495 bacterio-opsin activator-like protein): MYRAKIYFTLDCDCVLSEVTSRWNITFPITNEEVLDEELIRFVIDAQGYAAEIEAAFERSAEIVDLEPAGENRLVVTKRACGALPIIRGNHGMLQGWDRVNGDQRVFEVVVFRREDLRAIITELDALGSVQLGRLTPYLEPDTLLSERQSEVVTAALQAGYYEWPRETNAESLAAQLGIAHSTFLEHLRKAERQLIADAISRGGRSHGPAPDEAAFMLDARADGGRL; this comes from the coding sequence ATGTACCGCGCGAAAATCTACTTCACCCTCGACTGTGACTGCGTCTTGAGCGAAGTGACCAGCCGGTGGAACATCACCTTCCCCATCACCAACGAGGAGGTCCTCGACGAGGAACTCATCCGCTTCGTCATCGACGCACAGGGCTATGCCGCGGAGATCGAGGCAGCGTTCGAGCGCTCCGCGGAGATTGTCGACCTCGAACCAGCAGGGGAGAACCGGCTCGTTGTCACCAAACGCGCCTGTGGTGCGCTCCCAATCATTCGCGGCAACCACGGGATGTTGCAGGGCTGGGACCGCGTCAACGGCGACCAGCGGGTTTTCGAGGTGGTGGTGTTCCGCCGTGAGGACCTGCGAGCGATCATCACCGAACTCGACGCGCTGGGCTCGGTCCAGTTGGGTCGGCTCACACCGTATCTCGAGCCAGACACGTTGCTCTCAGAACGGCAGTCGGAGGTCGTGACGGCGGCGCTGCAGGCGGGCTACTACGAGTGGCCGCGCGAGACCAACGCTGAGAGCCTCGCCGCGCAGCTGGGCATCGCCCACTCGACGTTCCTCGAGCATCTCCGGAAGGCCGAGCGGCAGCTTATCGCCGACGCCATCAGCCGCGGCGGTCGGAGCCACGGCCCCGCACCCGACGAAGCGGCGTTCATGCTGGATGCGCGAGCCGACGGCGGCCGCTTATAA
- a CDS encoding hypothetical protein (KEGG: nph:NP1568A hypothetical protein), translating to MAEIEVDLPDRITGELNRLVDAGEFLNRERAVEDLLQRGVSAYNIEDTNGGGMDEMQEDLFTQAVDDQQDPAMQDEQGGDEPTF from the coding sequence ATGGCAGAGATCGAGGTCGACCTCCCCGACCGTATCACCGGAGAACTGAACCGACTCGTCGACGCTGGCGAGTTCCTCAACCGCGAGCGCGCCGTCGAAGACCTGCTCCAGCGCGGCGTCTCGGCCTACAATATTGAAGACACCAACGGCGGCGGCATGGACGAGATGCAGGAGGACCTGTTCACACAGGCCGTCGATGACCAGCAGGACCCCGCGATGCAGGACGAGCAGGGCGGCGACGAGCCGACGTTCTGA
- a CDS encoding major facilitator superfamily MFS_1 (PFAM: Major facilitator superfamily MFS-1~KEGG: hvo:HVO_2097 sugar transporter), whose translation MSDSSGSAAGLVVGLFIISVAAAAYEIAPSSVLSLIQESLGVSPTAASGLISIVFATSVVISLPSGAVMDRVGPRKMVTAAGIALAITGVWGWAAATAGSYRLLLLSRVVGGACYVIVWNAGANLAGTVVGPERRATAVGFFTASGPVGFSLGLFGAPLIAAASSWPVALPVFATLGLVGVTLFLVSSRGQSLGVDAETPDRAAFKRLFRDRTVWLLSTLCFLGFALYLFLNSWLPSYLAEGLGLSLAASGLLTALFPAVGIVARTTSGAVSDRLFGGRRRPVVLGAFLIATPGIAAFVVATTVPAIIALLVVVGFAVQTTLGLLFTYVAEVVEPAVRSTAVALLTSVGLLGAFLAPLGAGAIIEAAGYQPAFLVAAVVAAVGVLVAWRTPDAAGVDLS comes from the coding sequence GTGAGCGACAGTTCGGGGAGCGCGGCCGGCCTCGTCGTCGGCCTCTTCATCATCTCCGTGGCCGCGGCTGCCTACGAGATTGCGCCCTCAAGTGTGCTCTCGCTGATTCAGGAGAGCCTGGGCGTGAGCCCCACCGCCGCCAGCGGCCTCATCAGCATCGTATTCGCCACCTCTGTCGTCATCAGCCTTCCCTCGGGCGCAGTGATGGACCGGGTGGGTCCACGGAAGATGGTGACGGCTGCGGGCATCGCGCTCGCTATCACGGGCGTCTGGGGCTGGGCCGCAGCGACCGCTGGCTCCTACCGCTTGCTGTTGCTCTCCCGTGTCGTCGGCGGCGCCTGCTACGTCATCGTGTGGAACGCGGGCGCGAACCTCGCGGGGACCGTCGTCGGCCCCGAGCGTCGGGCGACCGCTGTCGGCTTTTTCACGGCCAGCGGGCCCGTCGGATTCTCGCTCGGCCTGTTCGGCGCACCGCTCATCGCGGCGGCGAGCAGTTGGCCCGTCGCGCTCCCAGTGTTCGCGACGCTCGGACTGGTCGGTGTCACCCTTTTCCTCGTTTCGAGTCGCGGGCAATCTCTCGGTGTCGATGCTGAGACGCCCGACCGTGCAGCGTTCAAGCGGCTGTTCCGCGACCGGACGGTCTGGCTGCTCTCGACGCTCTGCTTTCTTGGGTTCGCGCTCTACCTCTTTCTCAACAGTTGGCTCCCCAGCTACCTCGCCGAGGGGTTGGGCCTCTCGCTCGCGGCGTCGGGGCTGTTGACCGCGCTGTTTCCCGCGGTGGGTATCGTCGCCCGGACCACCTCAGGCGCTGTCTCCGACAGACTGTTCGGCGGCCGGCGACGGCCGGTCGTGCTGGGCGCGTTTCTGATTGCCACGCCGGGTATCGCCGCGTTCGTGGTCGCGACGACCGTTCCGGCCATCATCGCGCTGCTCGTGGTCGTTGGGTTCGCCGTCCAGACGACACTCGGTCTGCTCTTCACATACGTCGCCGAAGTTGTCGAGCCGGCCGTCCGCTCGACCGCTGTCGCGTTACTCACCAGCGTTGGTCTGCTGGGTGCGTTCCTCGCGCCGCTGGGTGCGGGCGCCATCATCGAAGCGGCGGGCTACCAGCCGGCGTTCCTCGTGGCGGCCGTCGTCGCAGCGGTCGGCGTACTGGTCGCCTGGCGGACCCCCGATGCAGCGGGTGTCGACCTCTCTTGA